In one Magallana gigas chromosome 7, xbMagGiga1.1, whole genome shotgun sequence genomic region, the following are encoded:
- the LOC105332195 gene encoding RNA binding protein fox-1 homolog 2 isoform X10, producing MWLPVHSMGASANSVQDLQFLNMHMVQNQMTSAYPYAAQTGIDEYGHPQQVVVTSQPVSVAASAEQAATFKADSATYPTTTVAANGGVEQQTQTDLEAEQSSAQQGTTTTPNSVGPKRLHVSNIPFRFREADLKSLLGQFGKIIDVEIIFNERGSKGFGFVTFESNADADRAREKLNGTVVEGRKIEVNNATARVMTKKSVAAPTIPNAAALRGVALTRGRAAAVAARGAYNAAALAATAAFRHTTPLATAATALPLAGVYQDPFLATYAAADRYQLVTSQPYPTAAAAYAPGARYAIPAALASPGTYAAAAAAGQLQLAGREYTTATTDQLLGHSIGPVAGYGATLYRGAYQRFTPY from the exons ATGTGGTTGCCAGTGCATTCTATGGGAGCCTCTGCCAATTCTGTGCAGGATTTACAATTCTTGAACATG CACATGGTGCAGAATCAAATGACATCTGCATACCCGTATGCGGCACAGACAGGGATAGATGAATACGGCCATCCCCAGCAAGTGGTGGTCACTAGTCAGCCCGTCTCAGTGGCGGCCTCAGCTGAACAGGCAGCTACATTCAAAGCAGACTCTGCCACCTACCCCACCACCACAGTCGCCGCCAATGGTGGTGTGGAACAGCAGACG CAGACAGACTTGGAGGCTGAGCAGTCCTCCGCTCAACAAGGAACAACGACCACCCCCAACTCCGTGGGACCAAAACGTCTTCATGTGTCAAATATCCCCTTCCGTTTCCGGGAGGCCGATCTTAAAAGCCTGTTAGGG CAATTTGGAAAAATCATCGATGTCGAGATTATTTTTAATGAACGTGGATCTAAG GGATTCGGTTTTGTAACTTTCGAATCTAATGCGGACGCCGACAGAGCACGAGAGAAATTGAACGGCACTGTGGTTGAGGGCAGAAAGATTGAG GTTAACAATGCCACTGCTCGAGTTATGACCAAAAAATCTGTGGCTGCACCCACTATCCCAAATG CGGCAGCTCTAAGAGGTGTGGCACTTACACGGGGCAGGGCCGCGGCAGTGGCTGCTCGCGGTGCTTATAATGCCGCCGCTCTAGCAGCCACCGCAGCTTTCCGACATACAACACCACTGGCAACCGCAGCAACTGCGTTGCCTTTAGC TGGTGTGTATCAGGATCCCTTTTTAGCCACATACGCAGCAGCTGATAGATACCAG TTGGTGACATCCCAACCCTATCCCACAGCAGCAGCAGCCTATGCTCCAGGTGCTCGCTACGCTATCCCAGCAGCCCTTGCATCGCCAGGCACATATGCTGCCGCAGCTGCTGCAGGCCAGTTACA GCTAGCGGGAAGAGAGTACACCACAGCGACCACTGACCAGTTACTTGGTCACAGTATTGGACCCGTAGCCGGTTATGGA GCCACGTTGTACAGAGGTGCTTACCAGCGGTTCACACCTTACTGA
- the LOC105332195 gene encoding RNA binding protein fox-1 homolog 2 isoform X9, translated as MADPDMHMVQNQMTSAYPYAAQTGIDEYGHPQQVVVTSQPVSVAASAEQAATFKADSATYPTTTVAANGGVEQQTGLPRAYPYEEMLAGINKQTDLEAEQSSAQQGTTTTPNSVGPKRLHVSNIPFRFREADLKSLLGQFGKIIDVEIIFNERGSKGFGFVTFESNADADRAREKLNGTVVEGRKIEVNNATARVMTKKSVAAPTIPNAAALRGVALTRGRAAAVAARGAYNAAALAATAAFRHTTPLATAATALPLAGVYQDPFLATYAAADRYQLVTSQPYPTAAAAYAPGARYAIPAALASPGTYAAAAAAGQLQLAGREYTTATTDQLLGHSIGPVAGYGATLYRGAYQRFTPY; from the exons atggCGGACCCTGACATG CACATGGTGCAGAATCAAATGACATCTGCATACCCGTATGCGGCACAGACAGGGATAGATGAATACGGCCATCCCCAGCAAGTGGTGGTCACTAGTCAGCCCGTCTCAGTGGCGGCCTCAGCTGAACAGGCAGCTACATTCAAAGCAGACTCTGCCACCTACCCCACCACCACAGTCGCCGCCAATGGTGGTGTGGAACAGCAGACG GGACTTCCACGTGCATACCCTTATGAAGAGATGCTGGCGGGGATCAACAAG CAGACAGACTTGGAGGCTGAGCAGTCCTCCGCTCAACAAGGAACAACGACCACCCCCAACTCCGTGGGACCAAAACGTCTTCATGTGTCAAATATCCCCTTCCGTTTCCGGGAGGCCGATCTTAAAAGCCTGTTAGGG CAATTTGGAAAAATCATCGATGTCGAGATTATTTTTAATGAACGTGGATCTAAG GGATTCGGTTTTGTAACTTTCGAATCTAATGCGGACGCCGACAGAGCACGAGAGAAATTGAACGGCACTGTGGTTGAGGGCAGAAAGATTGAG GTTAACAATGCCACTGCTCGAGTTATGACCAAAAAATCTGTGGCTGCACCCACTATCCCAAATG CGGCAGCTCTAAGAGGTGTGGCACTTACACGGGGCAGGGCCGCGGCAGTGGCTGCTCGCGGTGCTTATAATGCCGCCGCTCTAGCAGCCACCGCAGCTTTCCGACATACAACACCACTGGCAACCGCAGCAACTGCGTTGCCTTTAGC TGGTGTGTATCAGGATCCCTTTTTAGCCACATACGCAGCAGCTGATAGATACCAG TTGGTGACATCCCAACCCTATCCCACAGCAGCAGCAGCCTATGCTCCAGGTGCTCGCTACGCTATCCCAGCAGCCCTTGCATCGCCAGGCACATATGCTGCCGCAGCTGCTGCAGGCCAGTTACA GCTAGCGGGAAGAGAGTACACCACAGCGACCACTGACCAGTTACTTGGTCACAGTATTGGACCCGTAGCCGGTTATGGA GCCACGTTGTACAGAGGTGCTTACCAGCGGTTCACACCTTACTGA
- the LOC105332195 gene encoding RNA binding protein fox-1 homolog 2 isoform X13: MADPDMHMVQNQMTSAYPYAAQTGIDEYGHPQQVVVTSQPVSVAASAEQAATFKADSATYPTTTVAANGGVEQQTQTDLEAEQSSAQQGTTTTPNSVGPKRLHVSNIPFRFREADLKSLLGQFGKIIDVEIIFNERGSKGFGFVTFESNADADRAREKLNGTVVEGRKIEVNNATARVMTKKSVAAPTIPNAAALRGVALTRGRAAAVAARGAYNAAALAATAAFRHTTPLATAATALPLAGVYQDPFLATYAAADRYQLVTSQPYPTAAAAYAPGARYAIPAALASPGTYAAAAAAGQLQLAGREYTTATTDQLLGHSIGPVAGYGATLYRGAYQRFTPY, encoded by the exons atggCGGACCCTGACATG CACATGGTGCAGAATCAAATGACATCTGCATACCCGTATGCGGCACAGACAGGGATAGATGAATACGGCCATCCCCAGCAAGTGGTGGTCACTAGTCAGCCCGTCTCAGTGGCGGCCTCAGCTGAACAGGCAGCTACATTCAAAGCAGACTCTGCCACCTACCCCACCACCACAGTCGCCGCCAATGGTGGTGTGGAACAGCAGACG CAGACAGACTTGGAGGCTGAGCAGTCCTCCGCTCAACAAGGAACAACGACCACCCCCAACTCCGTGGGACCAAAACGTCTTCATGTGTCAAATATCCCCTTCCGTTTCCGGGAGGCCGATCTTAAAAGCCTGTTAGGG CAATTTGGAAAAATCATCGATGTCGAGATTATTTTTAATGAACGTGGATCTAAG GGATTCGGTTTTGTAACTTTCGAATCTAATGCGGACGCCGACAGAGCACGAGAGAAATTGAACGGCACTGTGGTTGAGGGCAGAAAGATTGAG GTTAACAATGCCACTGCTCGAGTTATGACCAAAAAATCTGTGGCTGCACCCACTATCCCAAATG CGGCAGCTCTAAGAGGTGTGGCACTTACACGGGGCAGGGCCGCGGCAGTGGCTGCTCGCGGTGCTTATAATGCCGCCGCTCTAGCAGCCACCGCAGCTTTCCGACATACAACACCACTGGCAACCGCAGCAACTGCGTTGCCTTTAGC TGGTGTGTATCAGGATCCCTTTTTAGCCACATACGCAGCAGCTGATAGATACCAG TTGGTGACATCCCAACCCTATCCCACAGCAGCAGCAGCCTATGCTCCAGGTGCTCGCTACGCTATCCCAGCAGCCCTTGCATCGCCAGGCACATATGCTGCCGCAGCTGCTGCAGGCCAGTTACA GCTAGCGGGAAGAGAGTACACCACAGCGACCACTGACCAGTTACTTGGTCACAGTATTGGACCCGTAGCCGGTTATGGA GCCACGTTGTACAGAGGTGCTTACCAGCGGTTCACACCTTACTGA
- the LOC105332195 gene encoding RNA binding protein fox-1 homolog 2 isoform X8, with product MLLTTQLIAPHMVQNQMTSAYPYAAQTGIDEYGHPQQVVVTSQPVSVAASAEQAATFKADSATYPTTTVAANGGVEQQTGLPRAYPYEEMLAGINKQTDLEAEQSSAQQGTTTTPNSVGPKRLHVSNIPFRFREADLKSLLGQFGKIIDVEIIFNERGSKGFGFVTFESNADADRAREKLNGTVVEGRKIEVNNATARVMTKKSVAAPTIPNAAALRGVALTRGRAAAVAARGAYNAAALAATAAFRHTTPLATAATALPLAGVYQDPFLATYAAADRYQLVTSQPYPTAAAAYAPGARYAIPAALASPGTYAAAAAAGQLQLAGREYTTATTDQLLGHSIGPVAGYGATLYRGAYQRFTPY from the exons CACATGGTGCAGAATCAAATGACATCTGCATACCCGTATGCGGCACAGACAGGGATAGATGAATACGGCCATCCCCAGCAAGTGGTGGTCACTAGTCAGCCCGTCTCAGTGGCGGCCTCAGCTGAACAGGCAGCTACATTCAAAGCAGACTCTGCCACCTACCCCACCACCACAGTCGCCGCCAATGGTGGTGTGGAACAGCAGACG GGACTTCCACGTGCATACCCTTATGAAGAGATGCTGGCGGGGATCAACAAG CAGACAGACTTGGAGGCTGAGCAGTCCTCCGCTCAACAAGGAACAACGACCACCCCCAACTCCGTGGGACCAAAACGTCTTCATGTGTCAAATATCCCCTTCCGTTTCCGGGAGGCCGATCTTAAAAGCCTGTTAGGG CAATTTGGAAAAATCATCGATGTCGAGATTATTTTTAATGAACGTGGATCTAAG GGATTCGGTTTTGTAACTTTCGAATCTAATGCGGACGCCGACAGAGCACGAGAGAAATTGAACGGCACTGTGGTTGAGGGCAGAAAGATTGAG GTTAACAATGCCACTGCTCGAGTTATGACCAAAAAATCTGTGGCTGCACCCACTATCCCAAATG CGGCAGCTCTAAGAGGTGTGGCACTTACACGGGGCAGGGCCGCGGCAGTGGCTGCTCGCGGTGCTTATAATGCCGCCGCTCTAGCAGCCACCGCAGCTTTCCGACATACAACACCACTGGCAACCGCAGCAACTGCGTTGCCTTTAGC TGGTGTGTATCAGGATCCCTTTTTAGCCACATACGCAGCAGCTGATAGATACCAG TTGGTGACATCCCAACCCTATCCCACAGCAGCAGCAGCCTATGCTCCAGGTGCTCGCTACGCTATCCCAGCAGCCCTTGCATCGCCAGGCACATATGCTGCCGCAGCTGCTGCAGGCCAGTTACA GCTAGCGGGAAGAGAGTACACCACAGCGACCACTGACCAGTTACTTGGTCACAGTATTGGACCCGTAGCCGGTTATGGA GCCACGTTGTACAGAGGTGCTTACCAGCGGTTCACACCTTACTGA
- the LOC105332195 gene encoding RNA binding protein fox-1 homolog 2 isoform X3 has product MVPVLLHRNMAEIRGKLPILNSLDKKHMVQNQMTSAYPYAAQTGIDEYGHPQQVVVTSQPVSVAASAEQAATFKADSATYPTTTVAANGGVEQQTGLPRAYPYEEMLAGINKQTDLEAEQSSAQQGTTTTPNSVGPKRLHVSNIPFRFREADLKSLLGQFGKIIDVEIIFNERGSKGFGFVTFESNADADRAREKLNGTVVEGRKIEVNNATARVMTKKSVAAPTIPNAAALRGVALTRGRAAAVAARGAYNAAALAATAAFRHTTPLATAATALPLAGVYQDPFLATYAAADRYQLVTSQPYPTAAAAYAPGARYAIPAALASPGTYAAAAAAGQLQLAGREYTTATTDQLLGHSIGPVAGYGATLYRGAYQRFTPY; this is encoded by the exons ATGGTGCCTGTACTGTTACATCGTAATATGGCAGAGATAAGGGGGAAATTGCCAATTCTCAACTCTTTGGACAAAAAG CACATGGTGCAGAATCAAATGACATCTGCATACCCGTATGCGGCACAGACAGGGATAGATGAATACGGCCATCCCCAGCAAGTGGTGGTCACTAGTCAGCCCGTCTCAGTGGCGGCCTCAGCTGAACAGGCAGCTACATTCAAAGCAGACTCTGCCACCTACCCCACCACCACAGTCGCCGCCAATGGTGGTGTGGAACAGCAGACG GGACTTCCACGTGCATACCCTTATGAAGAGATGCTGGCGGGGATCAACAAG CAGACAGACTTGGAGGCTGAGCAGTCCTCCGCTCAACAAGGAACAACGACCACCCCCAACTCCGTGGGACCAAAACGTCTTCATGTGTCAAATATCCCCTTCCGTTTCCGGGAGGCCGATCTTAAAAGCCTGTTAGGG CAATTTGGAAAAATCATCGATGTCGAGATTATTTTTAATGAACGTGGATCTAAG GGATTCGGTTTTGTAACTTTCGAATCTAATGCGGACGCCGACAGAGCACGAGAGAAATTGAACGGCACTGTGGTTGAGGGCAGAAAGATTGAG GTTAACAATGCCACTGCTCGAGTTATGACCAAAAAATCTGTGGCTGCACCCACTATCCCAAATG CGGCAGCTCTAAGAGGTGTGGCACTTACACGGGGCAGGGCCGCGGCAGTGGCTGCTCGCGGTGCTTATAATGCCGCCGCTCTAGCAGCCACCGCAGCTTTCCGACATACAACACCACTGGCAACCGCAGCAACTGCGTTGCCTTTAGC TGGTGTGTATCAGGATCCCTTTTTAGCCACATACGCAGCAGCTGATAGATACCAG TTGGTGACATCCCAACCCTATCCCACAGCAGCAGCAGCCTATGCTCCAGGTGCTCGCTACGCTATCCCAGCAGCCCTTGCATCGCCAGGCACATATGCTGCCGCAGCTGCTGCAGGCCAGTTACA GCTAGCGGGAAGAGAGTACACCACAGCGACCACTGACCAGTTACTTGGTCACAGTATTGGACCCGTAGCCGGTTATGGA GCCACGTTGTACAGAGGTGCTTACCAGCGGTTCACACCTTACTGA
- the LOC105332195 gene encoding RNA binding protein fox-1 homolog 2 isoform X12, giving the protein MVQNQMTSAYPYAAQTGIDEYGHPQQVVVTSQPVSVAASAEQAATFKADSATYPTTTVAANGGVEQQTGLPRAYPYEEMLAGINKQTDLEAEQSSAQQGTTTTPNSVGPKRLHVSNIPFRFREADLKSLLGQFGKIIDVEIIFNERGSKGFGFVTFESNADADRAREKLNGTVVEGRKIEVNNATARVMTKKSVAAPTIPNAAALRGVALTRGRAAAVAARGAYNAAALAATAAFRHTTPLATAATALPLAGVYQDPFLATYAAADRYQLVTSQPYPTAAAAYAPGARYAIPAALASPGTYAAAAAAGQLQLAGREYTTATTDQLLGHSIGPVAGYGATLYRGAYQRFTPY; this is encoded by the exons ATGGTGCAGAATCAAATGACATCTGCATACCCGTATGCGGCACAGACAGGGATAGATGAATACGGCCATCCCCAGCAAGTGGTGGTCACTAGTCAGCCCGTCTCAGTGGCGGCCTCAGCTGAACAGGCAGCTACATTCAAAGCAGACTCTGCCACCTACCCCACCACCACAGTCGCCGCCAATGGTGGTGTGGAACAGCAGACG GGACTTCCACGTGCATACCCTTATGAAGAGATGCTGGCGGGGATCAACAAG CAGACAGACTTGGAGGCTGAGCAGTCCTCCGCTCAACAAGGAACAACGACCACCCCCAACTCCGTGGGACCAAAACGTCTTCATGTGTCAAATATCCCCTTCCGTTTCCGGGAGGCCGATCTTAAAAGCCTGTTAGGG CAATTTGGAAAAATCATCGATGTCGAGATTATTTTTAATGAACGTGGATCTAAG GGATTCGGTTTTGTAACTTTCGAATCTAATGCGGACGCCGACAGAGCACGAGAGAAATTGAACGGCACTGTGGTTGAGGGCAGAAAGATTGAG GTTAACAATGCCACTGCTCGAGTTATGACCAAAAAATCTGTGGCTGCACCCACTATCCCAAATG CGGCAGCTCTAAGAGGTGTGGCACTTACACGGGGCAGGGCCGCGGCAGTGGCTGCTCGCGGTGCTTATAATGCCGCCGCTCTAGCAGCCACCGCAGCTTTCCGACATACAACACCACTGGCAACCGCAGCAACTGCGTTGCCTTTAGC TGGTGTGTATCAGGATCCCTTTTTAGCCACATACGCAGCAGCTGATAGATACCAG TTGGTGACATCCCAACCCTATCCCACAGCAGCAGCAGCCTATGCTCCAGGTGCTCGCTACGCTATCCCAGCAGCCCTTGCATCGCCAGGCACATATGCTGCCGCAGCTGCTGCAGGCCAGTTACA GCTAGCGGGAAGAGAGTACACCACAGCGACCACTGACCAGTTACTTGGTCACAGTATTGGACCCGTAGCCGGTTATGGA GCCACGTTGTACAGAGGTGCTTACCAGCGGTTCACACCTTACTGA
- the LOC105332195 gene encoding RNA binding protein fox-1 homolog 2 isoform X6 has protein sequence MNPMMWPGAPLTKALHMVQNQMTSAYPYAAQTGIDEYGHPQQVVVTSQPVSVAASAEQAATFKADSATYPTTTVAANGGVEQQTGLPRAYPYEEMLAGINKQTDLEAEQSSAQQGTTTTPNSVGPKRLHVSNIPFRFREADLKSLLGQFGKIIDVEIIFNERGSKGFGFVTFESNADADRAREKLNGTVVEGRKIEVNNATARVMTKKSVAAPTIPNAAALRGVALTRGRAAAVAARGAYNAAALAATAAFRHTTPLATAATALPLAGVYQDPFLATYAAADRYQLVTSQPYPTAAAAYAPGARYAIPAALASPGTYAAAAAAGQLQLAGREYTTATTDQLLGHSIGPVAGYGATLYRGAYQRFTPY, from the exons ATGAATCCCATGATGTGGCCAGGAGCACCTTTGACCAAAGCTTTG CACATGGTGCAGAATCAAATGACATCTGCATACCCGTATGCGGCACAGACAGGGATAGATGAATACGGCCATCCCCAGCAAGTGGTGGTCACTAGTCAGCCCGTCTCAGTGGCGGCCTCAGCTGAACAGGCAGCTACATTCAAAGCAGACTCTGCCACCTACCCCACCACCACAGTCGCCGCCAATGGTGGTGTGGAACAGCAGACG GGACTTCCACGTGCATACCCTTATGAAGAGATGCTGGCGGGGATCAACAAG CAGACAGACTTGGAGGCTGAGCAGTCCTCCGCTCAACAAGGAACAACGACCACCCCCAACTCCGTGGGACCAAAACGTCTTCATGTGTCAAATATCCCCTTCCGTTTCCGGGAGGCCGATCTTAAAAGCCTGTTAGGG CAATTTGGAAAAATCATCGATGTCGAGATTATTTTTAATGAACGTGGATCTAAG GGATTCGGTTTTGTAACTTTCGAATCTAATGCGGACGCCGACAGAGCACGAGAGAAATTGAACGGCACTGTGGTTGAGGGCAGAAAGATTGAG GTTAACAATGCCACTGCTCGAGTTATGACCAAAAAATCTGTGGCTGCACCCACTATCCCAAATG CGGCAGCTCTAAGAGGTGTGGCACTTACACGGGGCAGGGCCGCGGCAGTGGCTGCTCGCGGTGCTTATAATGCCGCCGCTCTAGCAGCCACCGCAGCTTTCCGACATACAACACCACTGGCAACCGCAGCAACTGCGTTGCCTTTAGC TGGTGTGTATCAGGATCCCTTTTTAGCCACATACGCAGCAGCTGATAGATACCAG TTGGTGACATCCCAACCCTATCCCACAGCAGCAGCAGCCTATGCTCCAGGTGCTCGCTACGCTATCCCAGCAGCCCTTGCATCGCCAGGCACATATGCTGCCGCAGCTGCTGCAGGCCAGTTACA GCTAGCGGGAAGAGAGTACACCACAGCGACCACTGACCAGTTACTTGGTCACAGTATTGGACCCGTAGCCGGTTATGGA GCCACGTTGTACAGAGGTGCTTACCAGCGGTTCACACCTTACTGA
- the LOC105332195 gene encoding RNA binding protein fox-1 homolog 2 isoform X7, which produces MVLGSAMIRAPVAFQHMVQNQMTSAYPYAAQTGIDEYGHPQQVVVTSQPVSVAASAEQAATFKADSATYPTTTVAANGGVEQQTGLPRAYPYEEMLAGINKQTDLEAEQSSAQQGTTTTPNSVGPKRLHVSNIPFRFREADLKSLLGQFGKIIDVEIIFNERGSKGFGFVTFESNADADRAREKLNGTVVEGRKIEVNNATARVMTKKSVAAPTIPNAAALRGVALTRGRAAAVAARGAYNAAALAATAAFRHTTPLATAATALPLAGVYQDPFLATYAAADRYQLVTSQPYPTAAAAYAPGARYAIPAALASPGTYAAAAAAGQLQLAGREYTTATTDQLLGHSIGPVAGYGATLYRGAYQRFTPY; this is translated from the exons ATGGTGCTAGGATCTGCCATGATTCGAGCTCCAGTGGCTTTTCAG CACATGGTGCAGAATCAAATGACATCTGCATACCCGTATGCGGCACAGACAGGGATAGATGAATACGGCCATCCCCAGCAAGTGGTGGTCACTAGTCAGCCCGTCTCAGTGGCGGCCTCAGCTGAACAGGCAGCTACATTCAAAGCAGACTCTGCCACCTACCCCACCACCACAGTCGCCGCCAATGGTGGTGTGGAACAGCAGACG GGACTTCCACGTGCATACCCTTATGAAGAGATGCTGGCGGGGATCAACAAG CAGACAGACTTGGAGGCTGAGCAGTCCTCCGCTCAACAAGGAACAACGACCACCCCCAACTCCGTGGGACCAAAACGTCTTCATGTGTCAAATATCCCCTTCCGTTTCCGGGAGGCCGATCTTAAAAGCCTGTTAGGG CAATTTGGAAAAATCATCGATGTCGAGATTATTTTTAATGAACGTGGATCTAAG GGATTCGGTTTTGTAACTTTCGAATCTAATGCGGACGCCGACAGAGCACGAGAGAAATTGAACGGCACTGTGGTTGAGGGCAGAAAGATTGAG GTTAACAATGCCACTGCTCGAGTTATGACCAAAAAATCTGTGGCTGCACCCACTATCCCAAATG CGGCAGCTCTAAGAGGTGTGGCACTTACACGGGGCAGGGCCGCGGCAGTGGCTGCTCGCGGTGCTTATAATGCCGCCGCTCTAGCAGCCACCGCAGCTTTCCGACATACAACACCACTGGCAACCGCAGCAACTGCGTTGCCTTTAGC TGGTGTGTATCAGGATCCCTTTTTAGCCACATACGCAGCAGCTGATAGATACCAG TTGGTGACATCCCAACCCTATCCCACAGCAGCAGCAGCCTATGCTCCAGGTGCTCGCTACGCTATCCCAGCAGCCCTTGCATCGCCAGGCACATATGCTGCCGCAGCTGCTGCAGGCCAGTTACA GCTAGCGGGAAGAGAGTACACCACAGCGACCACTGACCAGTTACTTGGTCACAGTATTGGACCCGTAGCCGGTTATGGA GCCACGTTGTACAGAGGTGCTTACCAGCGGTTCACACCTTACTGA
- the LOC105332195 gene encoding RNA binding protein fox-1 homolog 2 isoform X4: protein MWLPVHSMGASANSVQDLQFLNMHMVQNQMTSAYPYAAQTGIDEYGHPQQVVVTSQPVSVAASAEQAATFKADSATYPTTTVAANGGVEQQTGLPRAYPYEEMLAGINKQTDLEAEQSSAQQGTTTTPNSVGPKRLHVSNIPFRFREADLKSLLGQFGKIIDVEIIFNERGSKGFGFVTFESNADADRAREKLNGTVVEGRKIEVNNATARVMTKKSVAAPTIPNAAALRGVALTRGRAAAVAARGAYNAAALAATAAFRHTTPLATAATALPLAGVYQDPFLATYAAADRYQLVTSQPYPTAAAAYAPGARYAIPAALASPGTYAAAAAAGQLQLAGREYTTATTDQLLGHSIGPVAGYGATLYRGAYQRFTPY from the exons ATGTGGTTGCCAGTGCATTCTATGGGAGCCTCTGCCAATTCTGTGCAGGATTTACAATTCTTGAACATG CACATGGTGCAGAATCAAATGACATCTGCATACCCGTATGCGGCACAGACAGGGATAGATGAATACGGCCATCCCCAGCAAGTGGTGGTCACTAGTCAGCCCGTCTCAGTGGCGGCCTCAGCTGAACAGGCAGCTACATTCAAAGCAGACTCTGCCACCTACCCCACCACCACAGTCGCCGCCAATGGTGGTGTGGAACAGCAGACG GGACTTCCACGTGCATACCCTTATGAAGAGATGCTGGCGGGGATCAACAAG CAGACAGACTTGGAGGCTGAGCAGTCCTCCGCTCAACAAGGAACAACGACCACCCCCAACTCCGTGGGACCAAAACGTCTTCATGTGTCAAATATCCCCTTCCGTTTCCGGGAGGCCGATCTTAAAAGCCTGTTAGGG CAATTTGGAAAAATCATCGATGTCGAGATTATTTTTAATGAACGTGGATCTAAG GGATTCGGTTTTGTAACTTTCGAATCTAATGCGGACGCCGACAGAGCACGAGAGAAATTGAACGGCACTGTGGTTGAGGGCAGAAAGATTGAG GTTAACAATGCCACTGCTCGAGTTATGACCAAAAAATCTGTGGCTGCACCCACTATCCCAAATG CGGCAGCTCTAAGAGGTGTGGCACTTACACGGGGCAGGGCCGCGGCAGTGGCTGCTCGCGGTGCTTATAATGCCGCCGCTCTAGCAGCCACCGCAGCTTTCCGACATACAACACCACTGGCAACCGCAGCAACTGCGTTGCCTTTAGC TGGTGTGTATCAGGATCCCTTTTTAGCCACATACGCAGCAGCTGATAGATACCAG TTGGTGACATCCCAACCCTATCCCACAGCAGCAGCAGCCTATGCTCCAGGTGCTCGCTACGCTATCCCAGCAGCCCTTGCATCGCCAGGCACATATGCTGCCGCAGCTGCTGCAGGCCAGTTACA GCTAGCGGGAAGAGAGTACACCACAGCGACCACTGACCAGTTACTTGGTCACAGTATTGGACCCGTAGCCGGTTATGGA GCCACGTTGTACAGAGGTGCTTACCAGCGGTTCACACCTTACTGA